In Planktothrix serta PCC 8927, a single genomic region encodes these proteins:
- a CDS encoding 50S ribosomal protein L23 yields the protein MEYNPGDLIDLVKRPIVTEKATMLMELNQFTFDVDRKATKPMIKQAIELLFPVKVKAVNTHIPPRKRRRVGKFVGYKPGYKRAIITLVDGDPLRKVLFPDV from the coding sequence ATGGAGTATAATCCCGGCGATCTGATTGATTTGGTGAAGCGTCCGATTGTGACTGAAAAAGCCACGATGTTAATGGAACTGAATCAGTTTACGTTTGATGTTGATCGCAAGGCGACTAAGCCGATGATCAAACAAGCCATTGAACTGTTATTTCCCGTTAAAGTCAAAGCTGTTAATACCCATATTCCGCCACGCAAACGTCGTCGGGTTGGTAAATTTGTTGGGTACAAACCTGGCTACAAACGGGCAATCATCACCCTAGTAGATGGAGACCCCCTGCGGAAAGTCCTGTTCCCAGATGTGTAG
- the rplD gene encoding 50S ribosomal protein L4: MVDCVVRNWQGESVGQATLDLKVASEENASHIVHRALVRQMANARQGTACTKTRAEVRGGGRKPWRQKGTGRARAGSIRSPLWRGGGVIFGPKPRDYSQKMNRKERQLALRTAFQSRFEDLIVVEEFADQFSRPKTKDLVSAMTRWGIEPESKVLLVLAEKQPNIYLSGRNIPKLRMCLADSLNVYDVLAADKIITTAAALAKIQEVYGDGV; this comes from the coding sequence ATGGTTGATTGTGTAGTCCGAAATTGGCAGGGTGAAAGCGTAGGACAAGCGACCCTTGACCTGAAAGTAGCATCCGAAGAAAATGCCAGTCACATTGTCCATAGAGCCTTAGTTCGGCAAATGGCGAATGCTCGTCAAGGCACAGCCTGCACCAAAACCCGTGCTGAAGTTCGGGGGGGTGGTCGGAAACCTTGGCGTCAGAAAGGAACAGGCCGTGCTAGGGCGGGTTCGATTCGTTCTCCTTTGTGGCGAGGCGGTGGGGTGATTTTTGGGCCCAAACCCAGAGACTATTCCCAAAAAATGAACCGCAAAGAAAGACAGTTAGCCCTGCGAACTGCTTTTCAAAGCCGATTTGAAGATCTAATTGTGGTTGAAGAATTTGCGGATCAGTTTTCTCGACCCAAAACCAAAGACTTAGTATCGGCGATGACCCGTTGGGGAATTGAACCCGAATCTAAAGTTTTATTGGTGTTAGCCGAGAAACAACCCAATATTTATTTATCGGGTCGCAACATCCCGAAACTGAGAATGTGCTTGGCTGATAGCCTCAACGTTTATGACGTTCTGGCTGCTGACAAAATTATAACAACGGCTGCGGCCCTCGCCAAAATTCAGGAGGTTTACGGAGATGGAGTATAA
- the rplC gene encoding 50S ribosomal protein L3, which translates to MSVGILGTKVGMTQVFEVESGKAIPVTVIQAGPCIVTQIKTKQTDGYTAIQLGYGEVPDKKRKLNTKKSPDKEVNKYLSNAEQGHLAKSGGIPMRHLKEYRVNEAGNFELGQQLKADMFTPGQLVDVSGTSMGRGFSGYQKRHNFKRGPMAHGSKNHRQPGSIGPGTTPGRVYPGKRMAGQYGASQVTTRKLIVVRVDPERNLLLVKGAVPGKPGGLLSIAPANIVGGK; encoded by the coding sequence GTGTCTGTAGGTATCCTCGGCACAAAAGTCGGCATGACCCAAGTGTTTGAAGTCGAAAGCGGGAAAGCGATTCCCGTCACCGTCATTCAAGCAGGGCCTTGCATTGTTACCCAGATTAAAACCAAACAAACGGACGGCTACACCGCCATCCAATTAGGGTACGGTGAAGTTCCTGATAAAAAACGCAAGCTAAATACAAAAAAATCTCCCGACAAAGAGGTCAATAAGTATCTCAGCAATGCGGAACAGGGACATTTAGCCAAATCTGGCGGCATTCCTATGCGCCACCTTAAAGAGTACCGCGTCAATGAAGCCGGAAACTTTGAATTAGGCCAACAACTCAAAGCTGATATGTTCACCCCAGGACAACTGGTAGATGTGAGTGGAACCAGCATGGGTCGTGGCTTCTCCGGTTATCAAAAACGCCATAACTTTAAACGTGGCCCTATGGCTCATGGTTCAAAAAACCACCGTCAGCCCGGTTCTATCGGCCCTGGAACCACCCCAGGCCGGGTTTATCCTGGGAAACGCATGGCCGGACAATACGGAGCCAGCCAAGTCACCACTCGCAAATTAATCGTTGTGCGTGTCGATCCTGAACGTAACCTGCTGTTAGTAAAAGGGGCTGTTCCTGGCAAACCCGGCGGTTTGTTGAGTATCGCACCCGCTAACATAGTCGGTGGCAAGTAG